A stretch of Pseudorhodobacter turbinis DNA encodes these proteins:
- a CDS encoding NAD(P)/FAD-dependent oxidoreductase translates to MAEVDLIIIGAGPAGMSAAAVAARDGLQVLMLDEQPQPGGQIYRNVAQNRSKRGFLGQAYAAGADLVDALDHPGITRHSGAMVWRLDKGPQVTWSRGGKSRTTSAAHVLIATGAQERPVPFPGWTLPGAMPAGAAQILMKTAGMLPEDAVLAGSGPLLYLIAAQMIDAGSPPQALIETQTYRQMLGASPHLPRALFGLPTLLKGLSLIAKIRKAAVPRYTAASGFHATTTESGNILFSFRANGRDQSLTCGLLLTHQGVIPGTHITRAAGIAHHWNAAQGVFQPQHDLWGATDQTGLHVAGDGAGIGGAEAAAAAGELAALNILCQSGRLSSDTRNQRAARARAALFRARAIRPFLDAAYPPPTDILAPSDNTIVCRCEEVSAGAIRQAIREGAQGHRQIKTSLRCGMGPCQGRMCDATLRSLLSADAPPDHPIDPPRARSPIKPIALGELAALSHPQEEPA, encoded by the coding sequence GTGGCCGAGGTTGATCTGATTATCATCGGTGCCGGACCTGCTGGCATGTCAGCCGCAGCCGTCGCGGCGCGGGACGGTTTGCAGGTGTTGATGTTGGACGAACAGCCCCAACCCGGCGGCCAGATCTATCGCAATGTGGCTCAGAACCGGAGCAAGCGCGGCTTTCTTGGCCAAGCCTACGCCGCAGGGGCGGATTTGGTTGATGCGCTCGACCATCCCGGCATCACCCGTCACTCTGGTGCGATGGTTTGGCGGCTCGACAAAGGGCCGCAGGTGACATGGTCGCGGGGCGGCAAAAGTCGGACTACCTCGGCTGCGCATGTGCTGATCGCAACCGGTGCTCAGGAACGCCCTGTGCCTTTTCCGGGCTGGACGCTCCCCGGTGCGATGCCAGCAGGGGCTGCGCAGATTTTGATGAAAACTGCTGGGATGCTGCCCGAGGATGCCGTGCTCGCAGGGTCTGGTCCGCTGCTCTATCTGATTGCGGCACAGATGATTGACGCCGGAAGCCCCCCACAGGCGCTGATCGAGACACAGACGTATCGGCAGATGCTGGGTGCATCACCCCATTTGCCCCGCGCCCTGTTTGGCTTGCCAACCTTGCTGAAAGGGCTGAGCCTGATTGCCAAAATCCGCAAAGCGGCTGTGCCGCGCTACACCGCTGCGTCGGGCTTCCACGCCACCACGACCGAGAGCGGCAATATCCTCTTTTCCTTCCGGGCTAATGGGCGGGATCAAAGCCTTACCTGTGGTCTGCTGCTGACCCACCAAGGGGTTATCCCCGGCACCCATATCACAAGGGCTGCGGGGATCGCGCATCATTGGAATGCCGCGCAGGGTGTCTTTCAGCCCCAACATGATCTTTGGGGTGCGACCGACCAGACGGGTCTGCATGTGGCCGGGGACGGTGCCGGGATCGGCGGGGCGGAGGCGGCTGCGGCGGCCGGTGAATTGGCCGCGTTAAATATCCTGTGCCAATCAGGCCGCCTAAGCAGCGACACCCGCAACCAGCGTGCCGCCCGCGCCCGCGCCGCGTTGTTTCGTGCCCGCGCCATTCGGCCCTTCCTTGATGCCGCATACCCTCCGCCGACCGATATACTTGCGCCATCAGACAACACCATCGTCTGCCGCTGTGAGGAAGTCTCTGCCGGGGCCATCCGACAGGCCATACGCGAAGGTGCCCAAGGCCACCGCCAGATCAAAACATCCCTGCGCTGTGGCATGGGCCCCTGTCAGGGGCGCATGTGCGACGCCACGCTGCGCAGCCTGCTCAGCGCCGACGCCCCGCCCGACCACCCTATCGACCCGCCCCGCGCCCGCTCGCCGATCAAGCCGATTGCCTTGGGCGAGCTGGCCGCACTCTCACACCCTCAGGAGGAACCCGCATGA
- a CDS encoding (2Fe-2S)-binding protein, protein MNVASRFRTLPETGDRVQFTLDGALATAPAGGTVAAALLAHSGAWTRRTAQGAPRTAYCMMGVCFDCLVEVDGTPNTQACMTLLREGMSVRRQTGLRDLNGGHCGRG, encoded by the coding sequence ATGAATGTCGCTTCGCGCTTTCGCACGCTGCCTGAGACCGGGGATCGTGTGCAGTTTACGCTGGATGGCGCGCTTGCCACTGCGCCCGCCGGGGGCACTGTCGCAGCGGCGTTGCTGGCCCATTCGGGTGCGTGGACGCGGCGGACTGCACAGGGCGCACCGCGCACGGCCTATTGTATGATGGGTGTGTGTTTTGACTGTCTGGTCGAGGTCGATGGCACGCCCAACACCCAAGCCTGCATGACCCTTCTGCGCGAGGGTATGTCCGTCCGTCGCCAAACGGGCCTGCGTGATTTGAACGGAGGTCACTGTGGCCGAGGTTGA
- a CDS encoding NAD(P)/FAD-dependent oxidoreductase: MHQLTPEITIVGGGLVGLSVALGLLFSGRRVRVLDGADCDARASQGNFGLIWGQGKGADFAPYAHWTMDALAAWPGFAQQLQELSGIDVALDQSGGYEFFTDLSEMDAFKAELDQQAAHLGGRASYEMLYGDDLRSQLKGIGPDVVGASFSPGDGHVNPLRFLRALRCSVQAMGGRVTLGATVAAIRPQLGGGFALALADGEVAYTEQVILCAGLGAATLARDLGFITQVRPQLGELLITEKLGDRLPFLSSTIRQVDEGGVQIGGTKANAGLDDRETLPIMSKLAHHAVTVFPALADVRVVRAWGALRVMSPDGYPVYAKSGPNPGAFLVTCHSGVTLAPLHASVLAKWILNTSATPDLEAFDECRFALSHAA, encoded by the coding sequence ATGCATCAACTCACACCTGAAATAACAATCGTCGGCGGCGGCCTTGTCGGCCTTTCTGTAGCGCTCGGCCTGCTATTTTCCGGACGGCGTGTCCGGGTGTTGGATGGGGCAGACTGTGATGCACGTGCGTCGCAGGGGAACTTTGGTCTTATCTGGGGCCAAGGCAAAGGCGCTGATTTCGCGCCTTACGCTCATTGGACGATGGATGCGCTGGCGGCTTGGCCCGGCTTTGCGCAGCAGTTGCAGGAGCTATCGGGCATTGACGTGGCACTCGACCAATCCGGGGGCTACGAGTTTTTTACCGATTTGTCAGAGATGGACGCCTTCAAGGCCGAGTTGGACCAGCAAGCAGCGCATCTGGGCGGACGCGCCAGCTATGAAATGCTCTACGGGGATGACCTGCGCAGTCAGTTAAAAGGCATTGGACCCGATGTTGTCGGCGCGAGTTTCTCGCCCGGCGACGGCCATGTAAACCCGCTCCGCTTTCTTCGCGCCCTGCGCTGTTCGGTTCAGGCGATGGGCGGGCGTGTGACACTGGGAGCCACCGTTGCCGCGATCAGGCCACAACTTGGGGGTGGCTTTGCGCTTGCTTTGGCGGATGGGGAGGTCGCTTACACGGAGCAGGTCATACTCTGTGCCGGGCTGGGCGCTGCCACTCTGGCCCGCGATCTTGGGTTCATCACACAGGTCCGGCCACAGCTTGGCGAGTTGCTGATCACCGAAAAGCTGGGCGACCGCCTGCCGTTCCTGTCCAGCACCATCCGGCAGGTCGACGAGGGCGGCGTGCAGATTGGCGGCACCAAGGCGAATGCAGGACTGGATGATCGTGAGACTTTGCCCATCATGTCCAAACTCGCTCACCATGCGGTCACGGTCTTCCCTGCGCTTGCCGATGTGCGGGTTGTCCGGGCGTGGGGTGCGCTGCGGGTCATGTCGCCCGACGGCTACCCAGTCTATGCCAAATCGGGCCCGAATCCCGGCGCCTTTCTGGTGACCTGCCACAGCGGTGTCACGCTTGCCCCACTACACGCCAGCGTGCTCGCTAAGTGGATCCTGAATACATCCGCCACCCCTGATCTGGAGGCTTTCGATGAATGTCGCTTCGCGCTTTCGCACGCTGCCTGA
- a CDS encoding LysR substrate-binding domain-containing protein yields the protein MLARLTHRQIEAFRAVMETGKVTSAAVVLGTTQPSVSKLIADLERAAGFEMFERQGRQVVPTPEARALYEEVERAFVGMTEISRVIEDIRDFRTGSLLIAGMPALALKLLPDVIAEFIADEPGITVSLRIRSSQAVLRHLSSQQFDLGFAALDNDHPAVLRRELFKAPMLAVLPLSHELGRKTMLLPGDFDQRPFIALGAEIGTRSETDAFLLAGGARPRIVAEAQLSASICELVAAGAGISIVEPVTATHFGNLGKILVRPLSPAQPFRYDLLLPATRQPSRIADQFLKLVEARFDALLGV from the coding sequence ATGCTCGCTCGGCTCACACATCGTCAGATCGAAGCCTTCCGCGCTGTGATGGAGACCGGCAAGGTCACCTCCGCAGCTGTCGTCTTGGGAACAACGCAGCCCTCGGTCAGCAAACTAATTGCGGATTTAGAACGCGCGGCTGGCTTCGAGATGTTCGAGCGGCAAGGCAGGCAGGTCGTGCCCACTCCTGAAGCGCGCGCGCTTTATGAAGAGGTTGAGCGGGCTTTCGTCGGGATGACGGAAATTTCCCGCGTCATTGAGGACATTAGAGACTTTCGGACCGGCAGCTTGCTGATTGCGGGGATGCCAGCACTGGCTCTGAAACTACTGCCGGATGTGATCGCCGAATTCATCGCAGACGAACCCGGAATCACTGTATCCTTGCGCATCCGAAGCTCTCAGGCGGTGCTACGTCATCTAAGTTCGCAGCAGTTCGATCTCGGCTTTGCTGCCTTGGACAACGACCATCCCGCTGTCCTGCGCCGTGAGTTGTTCAAGGCGCCAATGTTGGCCGTGTTACCCCTGTCTCACGAGCTTGGGCGGAAAACAATGCTCTTGCCGGGAGATTTCGATCAGCGCCCATTCATCGCGCTTGGCGCAGAAATTGGAACCCGCTCCGAAACAGATGCATTTTTACTCGCGGGCGGTGCTCGTCCTCGGATCGTTGCCGAGGCGCAATTGTCTGCGTCGATCTGTGAATTGGTGGCCGCTGGGGCTGGCATTTCAATTGTAGAGCCTGTGACAGCAACGCATTTTGGTAATCTCGGTAAGATTCTGGTGCGCCCTTTGTCGCCTGCTCAGCCATTTCGATATGACCTGCTTCTACCAGCCACGCGCCAACCGTCGCGCATAGCGGACCAGTTTCTGAAATTAGTTGAAGCGCGGTTTGATGCGCTTCTTGGTGTTTAG
- a CDS encoding DUF1284 domain-containing protein, with protein sequence MTVRLRAHHLLCLLTYIGKGYSLAFTDNMTVIAGRISAGETIEIIEGPDDICAPRLAETSAHCCDESVYNRDLHAAKDVGKILQVPVHTGAKLSLDKGSLRLLRSAFSRNQVRSACNDCQWGELCTHISLNGYENTIV encoded by the coding sequence ATGACAGTACGCCTGCGTGCTCACCATCTTCTTTGTTTGCTTACTTACATTGGCAAAGGATACAGCCTCGCCTTCACAGACAACATGACTGTGATTGCGGGGCGAATTTCAGCAGGTGAGACTATCGAAATTATAGAGGGACCGGATGATATCTGTGCCCCGCGTCTGGCGGAAACTAGTGCGCATTGTTGCGACGAAAGTGTTTACAATCGAGACCTTCATGCGGCGAAGGATGTGGGCAAGATATTGCAAGTGCCGGTGCATACCGGCGCAAAACTTTCTTTGGACAAAGGGTCTTTGAGGCTACTTCGGTCGGCGTTCTCACGAAATCAGGTTCGATCCGCCTGTAACGATTGCCAGTGGGGAGAACTTTGCACTCATATTTCTTTAAACGGCTATGAAAATACAATCGTTTAA
- a CDS encoding biotin transporter BioY: MTSSTTAVACNNPRALDVQNFTLPWKIAAVFFGTLFLTLSSYIEVPMIPVPITMQTFAVMLVGALYGWRLGGITIVAWLMEGALGLPVLAGGAAGAQHFLGATGGYLFAFPVAGMAVGWLTERGWNGQRVWLSFLAMLIGNAICLVLGAAWLAVLIGAEQAIMAGVVPFVIGGILKSGLGAMTLKLLTRDTKNNAE, from the coding sequence ATGACCTCATCTACAACTGCAGTCGCCTGCAACAATCCCAGAGCATTGGATGTGCAGAACTTTACACTACCGTGGAAAATAGCGGCCGTCTTTTTCGGCACCCTTTTCCTCACATTGTCGTCCTATATCGAAGTTCCGATGATCCCAGTTCCGATCACCATGCAAACCTTTGCGGTCATGCTTGTCGGTGCCCTATACGGATGGCGTTTGGGTGGAATCACAATCGTGGCTTGGTTGATGGAGGGAGCCCTTGGACTGCCGGTTCTGGCGGGGGGCGCTGCTGGAGCACAACATTTCTTAGGCGCAACCGGCGGCTATCTTTTTGCCTTCCCAGTCGCGGGCATGGCTGTCGGGTGGTTAACGGAACGTGGCTGGAACGGGCAGCGCGTTTGGCTTTCGTTTCTTGCTATGCTGATCGGTAACGCGATCTGTCTGGTTCTGGGGGCCGCATGGCTTGCAGTTCTGATCGGTGCGGAACAAGCAATTATGGCGGGTGTCGTTCCCTTTGTCATTGGTGGGATCCTCAAATCTGGTCTCGGCGCGATGACGCTTAAACTGTTGACGCGCGACACCAAAAACAACGCCGAATGA
- a CDS encoding GntR family transcriptional regulator, with protein MSDLSIKPAAIADVLAEEIIRGDIAQGARLAQDHIAERFKCSHVPAREALQRLVQMELATFIPKRGVRAFSLTDADQDDIQEMRLALEPLALTKAVAKITPAALQEMELFRLACDHAKDPISWEKANRQFHLEILKPCERPLLLERIKQLQRLSAQRFHARWRETWQSTSDKDHVAILQAMERREGNTASTILRRHLSRG; from the coding sequence ATGTCTGATTTATCTATAAAACCTGCAGCTATTGCTGACGTCCTCGCAGAAGAAATCATTAGGGGCGACATTGCTCAGGGTGCTCGACTTGCGCAGGATCATATCGCCGAACGATTCAAGTGCAGTCACGTCCCTGCACGCGAGGCGCTTCAGCGCCTTGTTCAGATGGAACTTGCCACCTTTATCCCCAAGCGCGGTGTCCGAGCGTTTTCTTTGACTGACGCAGATCAAGACGACATTCAGGAGATGAGACTTGCTCTGGAGCCGCTGGCTTTGACGAAAGCGGTTGCCAAGATTACGCCAGCGGCTCTGCAGGAAATGGAGCTTTTTCGGCTTGCTTGCGACCATGCCAAAGACCCTATTTCTTGGGAAAAAGCCAACCGGCAGTTTCACTTGGAAATTCTGAAACCCTGCGAACGGCCTCTTTTGCTGGAGCGCATCAAGCAACTTCAGCGTCTTTCCGCACAGAGGTTTCACGCCAGATGGCGCGAAACGTGGCAGAGCACCTCGGACAAAGACCATGTGGCGATCCTTCAGGCCATGGAGCGGCGTGAAGGAAATACAGCATCTACGATCTTAAGGCGGCACCTCTCCCGTGGATGA
- a CDS encoding GNAT family N-acetyltransferase, translating to MQKIKTSNPDFILRHASPNDAELVVKYMKKLGTYQKMADKITATEPQIKRLLDENLGEALFGYYKEEIVGFAYFCQKSSAFTGRSGLYIDGFLVDSQVRHQGFGKIIMGYLCSLALQRNCQMLEWGVLDWNIPTIQFYKKLGAYSVDEMTIFRFTPDDLKSNALAFEGQT from the coding sequence CATGCTTCCCCGAATGACGCGGAGCTTGTTGTTAAATATATGAAAAAACTTGGAACCTATCAAAAGATGGCGGACAAGATCACCGCAACAGAGCCCCAGATCAAACGGCTACTGGATGAAAATTTGGGCGAGGCATTATTTGGATATTACAAAGAAGAAATCGTAGGCTTTGCCTATTTTTGCCAAAAGTCATCAGCATTTACCGGGCGCTCAGGCCTCTACATTGATGGGTTCCTTGTCGATTCTCAGGTTCGCCATCAGGGTTTTGGAAAGATCATTATGGGGTATCTTTGTTCGCTAGCGTTGCAACGAAACTGTCAGATGTTGGAATGGGGAGTGCTGGATTGGAATATACCCACCATTCAGTTCTACAAAAAACTTGGGGCTTATAGTGTGGACGAGATGACAATATTCAGGTTTACGCCGGACGATCTAAAATCCAATGCCCTAGCATTTGAGGGCCAAACATAG